Proteins found in one Pontibacter sp. SGAir0037 genomic segment:
- a CDS encoding SDR family oxidoreductase has protein sequence MTDDLKESQVKILVTGVTGVVGKGTVEHLLKKGVPSNQIIGLSRRKEELAAKGVEVRFGDYFDYDSLLHAFEGVDKVMLTSTVAFTDRFTQHYNVITAARQAGVKHVIYMAIMRKEGSGRIIPEVTESDLFTEQVLKSSGLDYTILYQPPFMDLLSFYYDANPYENGIKVPSNNGKMAPATRDELAEAHAVILSTPGHENKTYSLGGNDSVSFSDMAKILAEVKGQPVPFTTITAEEYIDAIVAKGVTRYVAEFITSWVVAIEEGEFQFQSGDLEQLLGRKTKTLREYIESTLA, from the coding sequence ATGACAGACGATCTAAAAGAATCTCAAGTTAAAATATTAGTAACCGGAGTTACAGGTGTAGTTGGAAAAGGTACAGTGGAACATTTATTAAAAAAGGGAGTTCCCTCAAACCAAATTATCGGACTTTCCCGGAGAAAAGAAGAATTAGCTGCAAAAGGCGTTGAAGTTCGTTTTGGTGATTATTTTGATTATGATTCGTTACTACATGCCTTTGAAGGGGTTGACAAAGTAATGCTTACAAGCACAGTAGCTTTTACAGATCGCTTTACCCAACATTATAATGTAATTACCGCTGCCCGCCAAGCAGGCGTTAAGCACGTAATATATATGGCAATTATGCGTAAAGAAGGTTCGGGACGTATTATTCCTGAAGTAACCGAATCAGACCTTTTTACGGAACAAGTACTTAAATCTTCAGGGCTTGATTATACCATTTTATACCAGCCGCCTTTTATGGACCTTCTATCATTCTACTATGATGCCAATCCTTATGAAAATGGAATAAAAGTTCCGTCAAACAATGGAAAGATGGCACCTGCAACAAGAGATGAATTGGCAGAAGCCCATGCTGTAATACTTTCTACGCCGGGACACGAAAATAAAACTTATTCACTTGGCGGCAACGATTCTGTTTCGTTTTCTGACATGGCAAAAATTCTTGCGGAAGTAAAAGGGCAACCTGTTCCTTTTACCACCATTACAGCAGAAGAATATATTGATGCGATAGTTGCGAAAGGAGTTACTCGTTATGTTGCCGAATTTATTACGAGCTGGGTAGTGGCAATAGAAGAAGGTGAATTCCAATTTCAATCAGGCGATTTAGAGCAGTTATTAGGTAGAAAGACAAAAACTCTCAGAGAGTACATAGAATCAACTTTGGCTTAG
- a CDS encoding helix-turn-helix domain-containing protein: MKLSEKRSDCPISSSLDIFGDRWSLLIVRDLMLYESRTYGDFTKSAEKIATNILANRLQILENNGIIIKLPYPDNKVKALYKLSPKGVALIPALIEIALWGEKYISNAEEGSPFLKEVKKNKSKFLKNVMDKLSAEDEATID; the protein is encoded by the coding sequence ATGAAACTAAGTGAAAAGCGTTCCGATTGCCCGATCAGTTCATCATTGGATATTTTTGGAGACCGATGGTCGCTATTAATTGTGCGGGATTTGATGCTTTATGAATCCCGTACTTACGGAGATTTTACAAAGTCAGCAGAAAAAATTGCAACGAATATATTAGCTAATAGATTGCAGATATTGGAGAATAATGGAATAATCATCAAATTACCATATCCAGATAATAAAGTAAAAGCGCTTTATAAGCTTAGCCCAAAAGGTGTTGCCTTAATACCTGCTTTGATTGAAATAGCTCTTTGGGGAGAAAAATATATATCCAACGCTGAGGAAGGTTCGCCTTTTCTCAAAGAAGTAAAAAAGAACAAATCGAAATTTCTGAAAAATGTTATGGATAAGCTATCGGCAGAAGATGAGGCTACTATTGATTGA
- a CDS encoding glycosyltransferase: MIVSVIYFILYFSLFILLILLLLFNRKPYHHKLSEKPPVSILIAARNEENNILACLKAIEALDYPAGLVEVLIGDDASTDATKAVVDAFIKDKPLYKCITITGKMGQAKGKGNVLAHLAKLASSDYFFFTDADIQVPRQWVHVMLSEMQEDVGVVTGITTTKGAGLFARLQNMDWLYALGLMQMVADLKLPVSTMGNNMLLRRQAYEAVGGFEVIPFSVTEDVAIFKAIIEKGWQSRNIYDRRVLALSEPAETILQLLHQRKRWMRGSMHLPLYMVVVLVLHSAYYPVLLPFFTYTSVGVMAGIFAFKVVLQSIFVAVCLQRVRQQQPWWLYLLFELYLVISSVVLIIFFFLPTSIRWKGRKY; this comes from the coding sequence ATGATCGTATCGGTAATCTATTTTATACTTTACTTTAGCCTTTTTATACTGCTGATCTTGTTGCTGCTCTTCAACAGGAAACCATACCATCATAAACTTTCGGAGAAGCCTCCAGTCAGTATCCTGATTGCCGCCCGCAACGAAGAAAACAATATTCTTGCTTGTCTGAAAGCAATCGAAGCCCTGGATTATCCTGCCGGTTTAGTGGAAGTGCTGATAGGCGACGATGCTTCTACAGATGCTACCAAAGCAGTTGTGGATGCTTTCATAAAGGACAAGCCTCTCTACAAATGCATAACCATTACCGGAAAAATGGGCCAGGCAAAAGGCAAAGGAAACGTTTTGGCACACCTGGCAAAGCTTGCCAGCTCCGACTATTTCTTTTTCACAGATGCCGATATCCAGGTACCCCGGCAGTGGGTGCATGTAATGCTGTCTGAGATGCAGGAGGATGTGGGAGTTGTAACAGGTATTACCACCACCAAAGGTGCCGGCTTGTTTGCGAGGCTGCAGAACATGGATTGGTTGTATGCCCTGGGGCTGATGCAAATGGTAGCCGATCTGAAGCTGCCTGTATCCACTATGGGAAACAACATGCTCCTGCGCCGTCAAGCTTATGAGGCTGTGGGTGGCTTTGAAGTAATACCCTTTTCGGTTACAGAAGATGTGGCTATTTTTAAAGCAATTATAGAGAAGGGCTGGCAATCGCGCAACATCTACGATCGGCGTGTGCTGGCGCTTTCTGAACCTGCAGAAACTATACTGCAGTTATTACACCAGCGGAAACGCTGGATGCGGGGCTCTATGCATCTGCCGCTGTATATGGTGGTGGTGCTGGTACTGCATTCGGCTTATTACCCGGTGCTGCTGCCTTTTTTCACGTATACCTCGGTAGGGGTTATGGCGGGTATATTTGCTTTTAAAGTGGTGTTGCAAAGTATTTTTGTGGCTGTTTGCCTGCAGCGTGTGCGGCAACAACAGCCCTGGTGGCTGTACCTCCTTTTTGAGCTTTACCTGGTTATTTCTTCTGTTGTCCTGATTATTTTTTTCTTTCTCCCGACCAGTATTCGCTGGAAAGGCCGTAAGTATTAA
- a CDS encoding asparaginase, giving the protein MTIEKVNIDTAAPDNPEASILLIYTGGTIGMAYDENREHLVPFNFSLIVEKVPELGNFRYLLSVINMDPPIDSSNVSLKEWYMLVQLIKENYAAYDGFVILHGTDTMAYSASALSYMLENLQKPVIFTGAQVPIGRTRTDARENLISALQIAAKKINGKSAVPEVCIYFHNLLIRGNRGKKVESRYFNAFKSENYPVLAKAGIKIDYTWHAIRPHAEAHFKVHEHLDDRVAILKLFPGITAATIKSILHIPDLRGVVMETFGAGNAPTWPWLLNLLQDAIDRGIYILNVSQCDEGRVDQGRYETSKYLLNMGVIGGADITTEAAITKMMFVLGLKLDKQKTKELLGSNLRGEISI; this is encoded by the coding sequence ATGACAATAGAAAAAGTAAACATAGACACGGCTGCTCCTGATAATCCAGAAGCTTCTATTTTGCTTATATATACGGGTGGCACTATCGGGATGGCCTATGATGAAAACCGGGAGCACCTGGTGCCATTCAATTTCAGCCTGATTGTAGAAAAGGTGCCGGAGCTCGGTAATTTCCGTTATCTGCTTTCGGTAATTAACATGGACCCGCCCATAGATTCTTCGAATGTTTCTCTGAAAGAGTGGTACATGCTGGTGCAATTAATTAAGGAGAACTATGCTGCGTATGATGGCTTTGTGATTCTGCACGGTACCGATACCATGGCCTATAGCGCCTCGGCACTGAGTTACATGCTGGAGAACCTGCAAAAGCCGGTTATTTTTACAGGAGCACAGGTGCCTATCGGCAGAACAAGGACCGATGCCCGTGAAAACCTGATTTCAGCTTTGCAAATTGCGGCTAAAAAGATTAACGGTAAAAGTGCTGTGCCGGAGGTGTGCATCTACTTTCATAATTTACTGATCAGGGGCAACCGGGGCAAGAAAGTGGAAAGCCGCTATTTTAATGCCTTCAAATCGGAGAACTATCCTGTGCTGGCGAAGGCAGGCATTAAAATAGACTATACCTGGCATGCTATTCGTCCGCATGCAGAGGCGCATTTTAAGGTGCACGAGCATTTAGATGACCGGGTGGCGATTCTTAAGCTGTTTCCGGGTATAACGGCCGCAACTATAAAAAGCATCCTGCATATTCCTGACCTGCGGGGGGTGGTGATGGAAACGTTCGGAGCTGGCAATGCCCCTACCTGGCCCTGGCTGCTGAACCTGTTGCAGGACGCCATCGACAGAGGTATTTACATTTTAAACGTTTCGCAGTGCGACGAAGGACGGGTAGACCAGGGCAGGTATGAAACCAGCAAGTACCTGCTGAACATGGGGGTGATTGGGGGTGCTGATATTACGACAGAGGCTGCCATTACCAAGATGATGTTTGTGCTGGGCCTAAAACTGGATAAACAAAAGACAAAGGAGCTTTTAGGCAGTAACCTGCGCGGGGAAATTTCTATTTAG
- a CDS encoding TatD family hydrolase, with amino-acid sequence MKFVDSHAHIYSEEFKEDRDAAIARALEDGVARIYMPNIDHTSIDAMLEAEEKHPEQCFPMMGLHPAYIKSGFEKELYLVEEWLAKRPFAGVGECGIDLYWDKTFFPQQQEALKVQAELAKKHNLPIILHTRDAFDETYEIIKAAQDGTLRGIFHCFTGTLEQAQKIKELGFLMGIGGVATFKNGGLDKVLPHVELEDLVLETDCPYLAPVPYRGKRNEPVYVPLVASRVAELTGRAIEEVAEVTTRNSLNLFKL; translated from the coding sequence ATGAAATTTGTTGATTCGCACGCCCATATTTATTCTGAAGAATTTAAAGAAGACAGAGACGCCGCTATAGCAAGGGCTTTGGAAGATGGAGTAGCAAGGATTTACATGCCGAACATCGACCATACTTCCATCGATGCTATGCTGGAGGCAGAAGAAAAGCACCCGGAGCAGTGTTTCCCGATGATGGGATTGCATCCGGCCTATATAAAAAGCGGATTTGAAAAAGAATTGTACCTGGTGGAAGAGTGGCTGGCCAAACGCCCTTTTGCCGGTGTAGGAGAGTGTGGAATTGATCTGTACTGGGACAAGACCTTTTTCCCGCAGCAGCAGGAGGCCCTGAAGGTGCAGGCCGAACTCGCTAAAAAGCACAACCTGCCGATTATCCTGCACACGCGCGATGCGTTTGATGAGACCTATGAAATTATCAAAGCCGCCCAGGATGGTACCCTACGCGGAATTTTCCACTGCTTCACAGGTACGCTTGAGCAGGCGCAGAAGATAAAGGAACTAGGATTTTTAATGGGCATTGGCGGCGTGGCTACCTTTAAGAACGGAGGGCTGGACAAGGTGCTGCCACACGTGGAACTGGAAGACCTGGTACTGGAAACCGATTGCCCGTACCTGGCGCCTGTGCCCTATCGGGGGAAAAGAAACGAGCCTGTTTACGTGCCGCTGGTTGCCAGCCGTGTGGCAGAACTAACAGGTAGAGCGATAGAGGAAGTGGCAGAGGTAACTACCCGTAATTCCCTCAACCTATTTAAACTCTGA
- a CDS encoding polysaccharide deacetylase family protein: protein MRFFKSPFLVKKLLSDYTWNRSGKEKTLYLTFDDGPIPVVTPFVLEQLEKYKAKATFFCVGENLSKHPAIAEQVLAAGHVLANHTYNHLKGWQTPLHDYLRNVQLCQEELEAVQKFSRPRKKLFRPPHGRISRSQAAALKEQYELVMWDVISYDFDASLSPEACLQKSIRHTRNGSIIVFHDSLKAQRNMMYALPLFLEHFTAAGYTFETL, encoded by the coding sequence ATGCGTTTTTTCAAGTCTCCTTTCCTGGTGAAGAAATTATTGTCGGACTATACCTGGAACAGGAGCGGTAAGGAGAAAACGCTGTACCTGACTTTTGATGATGGACCTATTCCGGTAGTGACGCCGTTTGTACTGGAACAGTTGGAAAAGTACAAGGCCAAAGCCACTTTCTTTTGTGTAGGAGAAAACCTGTCTAAACATCCGGCTATTGCAGAGCAGGTGTTGGCCGCAGGGCATGTACTGGCGAATCATACCTATAATCACCTGAAGGGCTGGCAAACACCTTTGCACGACTACCTCCGCAATGTGCAGCTATGCCAGGAAGAGCTGGAGGCGGTTCAGAAATTTTCCCGGCCACGGAAGAAGCTATTCAGGCCCCCGCACGGACGAATAAGCCGGTCGCAGGCTGCAGCTTTAAAAGAGCAGTATGAACTGGTAATGTGGGATGTGATCAGCTACGATTTTGATGCTTCGCTTTCGCCTGAAGCATGCCTGCAAAAATCCATCAGGCATACCCGGAATGGAAGCATTATTGTATTTCACGACAGCCTGAAGGCACAGCGTAACATGATGTATGCCCTGCCGCTTTTCCTGGAACACTTTACGGCAGCAGGCTATACATTTGAGACCTTATGA